CTTTTAGAAATTTATCAAACTTAAAATGGGAacacaaataattattcctCCTTGAGTTGtacaatttaaatgaacAACATAATGATGACTTCAACTTTTTCTTCCTCTTTCTAAGTTtgttataaaagaaaatatttgtttccttttcattttcgttttttttggCATCCTTTTTTCTTAGCATTTCGTAAAAAACACAAATATGTGCAAACCGAATATCTTAGAACTCTTgctcttttattttcctatACTGATTATTATGCacatacataaataaatatgtatgtatacaAAATGAGGAAGCATAACATAGCATGTAGATCTATTGGCGTTAAAATATCTCAGCTAGCTTTTTTCCATTtggcaaaaaaaaaaaaaaaattataataggAAAAATGAAGTGGTGTGTGGTTggtcaaaatattttattttaaaacaatatgcTCTTcattttatgcatattactttgatatatttatatatatgtcatgtttatattatacttaTGTAGATCCACAAACTTAAATATGAGTAGCCTTGTTTTGTCGtactatatattatgaataaaattggCACTAATATTTCagcatataattatagtttcattttgttattttaattttattaatgaaagcatatttttcatatgacACCCTTAGATTTtcctatatttatatatgcactatttattatacaGTTTAGTGCACACAtatgcaatatatatagttaaatatatatacgtatatacatgcatatatgtatataaatttttacagGAGAATATCCCATATtgaaatttaattattttttgctttCCATAAAATAGattgtaaattttataattaaaacattttcgACCATTTCagcatgcatataatacCTATGTCtgtgtattatatatgtgcttcaatttattttcccccttaaatggaaaatttatttttatataataattatgaaagcCTCCTTTTAATAGTTGGCTAAAATGTAAGAGTGGAAAGtgaggaaaaaaaaacgtgTTGCTACCACTATATTCTTTTCAAAaacgaagaaaaaaaatgttaataaataattttaaaaaaaatggaaaattgtATAATCTTATAAGTGCCTTTTATTGGGTATGCTAAATctctatataaatatattttctattcAAACTGTCCATTTTGtgacatattttatgtaaatattatgaacagtacataattttataaaggaagattattcatattaagAAATTAAGTACATAGGTGTGCAAACGAAACAGctaaacatatatactaACATTATGCCTgtatatatccatataaatgtgtaaaattgaaagcatatatatggaaaaagTGGTACTTGATCCAATAAATGTTGggcataaaaaataagcgAGTataaaagacaaaaaataaataataagaagtataacatataaaaaaatgcagtaaaaaataattaaacaaaataaaaatacaaatttctatgaaaaaaatatagcaaaatgaatatatataatattggggcatattataattttcatatggTTTAAATGTTGTGTTACCCCATATGTgcgtaaaataaaaaccaatatacaaaatacaATCGAACTAATAAATGCCTATGTACAAATTCCGATCACATTTCATCGCTCTATGTGTTTACATTAATATTGTTTCGAAACTTCATACGTATGAGCACCTGACTTATGTAACTCCAAGTTAATTCaactaatatatatttcagaGATGGTTCATTTGTCAATTTTATATCGTATTTTCATaggtatataatatatgcatttatttatctATCCATATTTTAAGAAAAGAAGAAATACTTCACCCTATACCAATGGcaactattttatataatattgcaATCAAAACGGAAtgcaaacaaataataataatatatatgcttatataatttatatgaactAGCATGcagttaattttatttttttgttcttcCCCACAacatattttgatatataattattaattttcattttttatatagatctagaaaaaaaaaataattaatatactctttatttattattgttattttttaacatatcACAAAGCAttctatttaattttttttaaagtttttttttgtgaaaaaTTTAGAAGTGTATTTTCCTCTTCACTCTTCCAGCAGTTACAAATGATTGttttagaaataaaaaaaattaaaaatacatattaatatataaatatttccaaggtttataatttattctCCCCTCTCTTTCTAAGTTTTTAATACAACCATcgctatattttttttttatatgaacatgtatatattttattttccaaatttgtatatgaaatataatatcCCTACACATTTTGAAGTAGcaaatataacatattgaaaaatatatcgaGAAAATTATCagaacaaaaataataaaatccgagaaaaaaatatatataacctCTTAAACCAAGCAATATAACTATACaactaaataaataacgaaaaaaaataacatcaTTTTAATGCTGTTTCACAAAATGAAGATCATTTTactttccatatttttccTATACTATGTAAACGGTATGcacacataaataatacatgcatgtacatatattcgTATTACTAcattatattatgatattttatttttttttttatttagcctttaaaaatatgaacaaccATGTCTCATTGCAAATAGCTAGTAGACGAAGTGGAAAATCAAACTTTAGAAATAGTGACAattttttggaaaaaagaaaatcaaAAACTTCTTTGAATAGTACATTTGATGAAGTTAAAAGTATAATATCAAAGCAATTATCAGTTGAAGAGGATAAAATAGAGCCAACTTCAAGTTTTACTAAagtaagaaaaaaaaaaaaaagtacaaaaaaatatgtcttgttcatataaatatgtacgtgcatatttttttcattttatattttttatttttattttctacgTTTGTAGGACTTAGGAGCTGATAGCTTAGATCAAGTTGAATTAATAATGGCCTTAGAAGagcattttaaaattacgATTTCAGATCAAGAtgctttaaaaattaatacagTTGAGGATGCTATAAgttttatagaaaaaaataaaaagccGGATGCATAATGTgtgcataaatatttagtaaaatttgaaaatttgaTGGAGGAACAGCTTTTTCCAAATGTATATGTACCGCCTATTTCCAAGgcacaataaaaattgcaACTGTTgctgtatttttatatatttaatttttttttttaaaaacacatttattaacaaaatgctatttacatatatataatgattgataaaagaaaaataacaGTTTTcccaattttatttttatacgttttttttattttgttattattttatcatactTTGTCTTAGTTTATTGCTATTGTTattgctattattttttttacttttttttatgaatgaaaaagaatgtaatatgcatataatctGGTATGCAACCTTAACAACAAaagtgataaaaaaaaataaatttactaatatttttttcccattgaaaaaggatatatttttgagagtagattaaaaaaaaagagaaaaatatattacctatatatgcacatatatatatggataGAGATAcccattaaattttaaaacaaattttgtTACACTCTcctaaatataatatcttaaaataatttgttatttcattctgtttttatttccctTTTTACATTCTTATATAGTAACTTACAAAATGACAaagatattatattatgtttattgATATGCCATCAAATTTTATTGCTTTAAAAgctaattattatataaatattttattaaaaaaaataagtatttattaataaaccACAGAAtgatgtaaaaaaaaaaaaaaatgggaaTATATAGCTAGTCCCTAAAAAGTTGGcagtataaaatttaacCAATTtgttgaaatatttttttttgttactaATCAAAATAAGGCTTTATAaagcatatgcatataatgcGAAATTATTTGCCTTCTCAACATGtttaatatcaaaaatgatacttaaaaaataataaaatgctGCAAAAACATGCCTTTGGCTTTGCTTTTTATTTcggttttattattttgagtATTACAACTGGAATTAAGTGTGTGCATTTGAAAAGACAGATTAACGagaatttatttgaaacatcacaacataaatatcctagcttttttttaggagacaaacataatataaaaaacagacattttttaaaaaattacaataaaataaaatattataacaaaGAAGAGagtaaaaacaaaagaaataatcCATATTTGCTGTATggtcataaaaaaaaaaataaaaatcatattGAAAATTCGAGTTTAGAACAAACTTTAAAAACTAAAACATCAGCAAAATGGAgccaaataaataaaaatgaaaaagggaaaggtagtgaaataaattatgacGAAGATGATGAAGATATAGAAATGGACGAGGATGAggaaaacgaaaaaaaaacaaataaacaaatttctAAAAGTATTAAagaagaaattaaaaaaaaaaataatgaaacatTGACactaaaaaattgtagtataaaaaagaaaaaattaaataacaTTATGGATCAAGATGAAGAGGATGGTTCTACACCTGAACAAACAGATGAAACAGAAGAAGCTGAAGAAGCTGAAGATGCTGCTGATGAGGAGGAGGAGGAGGAGGAAGAAGAAATAGTCATTACAGAAGAAGAGTTTGGAAACTTAAGTAAATTATGTTctgaaaaaatgaataaagtttatgaatatataaaaaaagaatcatacagatttaatttaaataatgtttCTAGTGCGATGTTTGAAAATGagaaagtaaaaataaacgaacaaatatatacaataaatcatatatgccatataaaaaaaaaagaaaacttatttattataactcCATATGATccttattttgttaattttatttatcaacattttattaaagaatataatgaactaaaattttatataaaagataaatcAGTATATGCTGTTATACCACCTTTGTCTgagcatttaaaaaatgaaattaaaaataaaattaaagataAAATCGAAGAATCAAAAATAACTCTAAGAAATGttcgaaaaaaatttatgacCAAActagaaaaaattaaaaattatattggaaaggatatttattttaaacaaaaaaaccATATCCAAAGCTTACATGAtcagacaaaaaaaagcattgaaaaaatattcaatgaggcgatataatttttgcttttattttgtctAACGGATAGTATGCATCCCTTCTCTGGCTGTTATCATGCCTCCAAGTACATACATTGCACTTTTGATTTTTTGCCTTTTTCgcttttttctcttttccCCTTTATTTTGGCCTCTTCATGGTCAATGCTTAGAATATGCTAAATcgtattttgtatttaaaattttatattttatattttatattttaaattttatattttgaattttatattttgaattttatatttttttcgttttattttttaagttattaaaaaaaggtgACAAATTAAGGCATgcatatatgaatatgcGTGTGcctatacaaaaatatagacaGGACGCCATATGTTTGCAATTATGTGCATACACATTAATTCACTATGCATGTATAAGAACATATATTGGGGTCaactaaaaaaaggaatgaaaataaaaaatttattacaacATTAAACATATCCAAGGAGCTTCACATTTGTGCCATTATCTGCATGAGTAACCCtagaaaagaaataataaacatggGTATGCATGTGAGAATATTTCAAAGTGTAGGGCATAAAATTGGAATTATTTCcagatatatatacaaaaaatagtagGGCTagcaaaacaaaatataagttatatataaaacatcaaaatattaatttggCTCAATAAACTTACTTTCTTATGGTAAAACTTATGATATCATTCATCGAATAAAccgtattattt
This portion of the Plasmodium chabaudi chabaudi strain AS genome assembly, chromosome: 3 genome encodes:
- a CDS encoding acyl carrier protein, putative, whose amino-acid sequence is MLFHKMKIILLSIFFLYYVNAFKNMNNHVSLQIASRRSGKSNFRNSDNFLEKRKSKTSLNSTFDEVKSIISKQLSVEEDKIEPTSSFTKDLGADSLDQVELIMALEEHFKITISDQDALKINTVEDAISFIEKNKKPDA
- a CDS encoding ribosome-recycling factor, putative encodes the protein MLQKHAFGFAFYFGFIILSITTGIKCVHLKRQINENLFETSQHKYPSFFLGDKHNIKNRHFLKNYNKIKYYNKEESKNKRNNPYLLYGHKKKNKNHIENSSLEQTLKTKTSAKWSQINKNEKGKGSEINYDEDDEDIEMDEDEENEKKTNKQISKSIKEEIKKKNNETLTLKNCSIKKKKLNNIMDQDEEDGSTPEQTDETEEAEEAEDAADEEEEEEEEEIVITEEEFGNLSKLCSEKMNKVYEYIKKESYRFNLNNVSSAMFENEKVKINEQIYTINHICHIKKKENLFIITPYDPYFVNFIYQHFIKEYNELKFYIKDKSVYAVIPPLSEHLKNEIKNKIKDKIEESKITLRNVRKKFMTKLEKIKNYIGKDIYFKQKNHIQSLHDQTKKSIEKIFNEAI